A genomic region of Arachis stenosperma cultivar V10309 chromosome 9, arast.V10309.gnm1.PFL2, whole genome shotgun sequence contains the following coding sequences:
- the LOC130947828 gene encoding NADH dehydrogenase [ubiquinone] 1 beta subcomplex subunit 7 — MEVPGSSKKMIATQEEMVEAKVPLAYRDQCAHLLIPLNKCRQAELYLPWKCENERHSYEKCQYELLMERMLQMQKIKERASLNHSQSKGAAFPVIPKTANA; from the coding sequence ATGGAGGTTCCCGGTTCATCGAAGAAGATGATAGCGACGCAAGAGGAGATGGTGGAAGCCAAGGTTCCCCTTGCATACAGGGACCAGTGCGCACACCTCCTCATACCTCTCAACAAGTGCCGCCAGGCCGAGCTCTACCTTCCATGGAAGTGTGAGAACGAGCGTCACTCCTACGAGAAGTGCCAGTACGAGCTCCTCATGGAGCGCATGCTTCAGATGCAGAAGATCAAGGAACGAGCCTCCCTTAACCACTCCCAATCCAAGGGCGCCGCCTTTCCCGTCATCCCTAAAACCGCCAATGCCTGA